A portion of the Clupea harengus chromosome 18, Ch_v2.0.2, whole genome shotgun sequence genome contains these proteins:
- the ankrd31 gene encoding ankyrin repeat domain-containing protein 31, with the protein MICEVLFYCLILTGRARTTAYCKALKSLTQSEVQFAQREEANDIHGEVPAPSTRHRASKRAPSESETRLRPKKRRMLQLSQIHRRNRFGETKVHEAVLNGNEQEVRDMIQLGASVNIPDYAGWTPLHEAVLTKQVTIMKHLLRGGAVVNCSAHNGDTPLHDAAGLGDYQMANLLLKHGADPLLKNALGMAPVDVVTNTSVAKLLENVLPQSEKGQLLGENFFFHADTF; encoded by the exons ATGATATGTGAGGTGTTGTTTTACTGTCTAATTCTAACAGGGAGAGCAAGGACAACAGCTTACTGTAAAGCGTTAAAGAGCCTCACCCAAAG tgagGTACAGTTTGCCCAAAGGGAAGAGGCCAATGACATCCACGGGGAGGTACCAGCACCTTCAACGCGTCATAGAGCTTCTAAAA GAGCACCAAGCGAAAGCGAGACCAGACTGAGACCGAAAAAGAGAAGGATGTTGCAACTCAGTCAGATCCACAGGAGGAACCGTTTTGGAGAGACAAAAGTGCATGAAGCAGTGTTGAATGGGAACGAGCAAGAAGTCAGAGACATGATCCAGTTGGGGGCCTCCGTCAACATCCCTGATTATGCAG GTTGGACTCCTCTTCACGAAGCTGTGCTCACAAAACAAGTGACCATAATGAAACACTTACTCAGAGGAGGAGCCGTGGTCAATTGCTCTGCCCACAATGGAGACACTCCACTACACGACGCTGCAGGCCTTGGAGACTATCAG ATGGCTAATCTGCTTCTAAAACATGGCGCTGACCCACTGCTGAAAAATGCTCTGGGAATGGCACCCGTAGACGTGGTGACAAATACATCTGTTGCAAAACTGCTGGAAAACGTTTTGCCCCAAAGCGAAAAGGGACAACTGTTAggtgagaatttttttttccatgctgACACCTTTTGA
- the LOC105895522 gene encoding ankyrin repeat domain-containing protein 31-like, with protein MDLEVKPHSPPHKSLAEAEAGAGAGLGTDNEFTNISVTFPSSPIRKGQKEDGKEVTSEISTENEEVSNFTATDCTILEHCNSVSQLTERADITNNLESISNDFGLNGAVTDPCFLDNTQECSVSLLACHTDRAQQSALCVREESRLMESSVAMGEASDSHDSHSPSLLTGGSRAPERNAEVRAAGAWRREEQSTHWNASSEAHSEPSDITPSLQISHTGLPHLDETHNGETRQNSLNVSKAGWSGGSETQRDVPSVLNSPSDVCISSSGPMKCDMQMSQLGGSRAKRVFGGTEKSDRDLSLCSHPNSREAPGAQTNSSLSMDSSYKATMLSGFELIVNSNEGLATEHTPVRSLCEVVQVERPSGHLPSDTCMTETPGDSAFTETNCVTITDRVQTEAKVQELDSSSDSDCTMISEPECTQADDSKRDITENETPNLDLCPGVCSPSEMRNGNYNVPPNGSESQTFNGNVTGSSLAANASASRQGLHKQKAKIPKQKRRQSCSAKSQGCWKLWQPSKTFGCPTDSAVGKVTMERAKVKPRNIHKRNGLGETQLHRASKKGDLASVKALIESGIDVNLADHAGWTALHEACAGGFTAVVEKLLCAGADVTSRGPEGLTPLHDAVESGWYEVVKLLLQNGANPKDKNALGKTALDLACHADIKELLSTFKGPLVTAVRPRQPTQEVTDQMKPSHSPRILEGKPEEDPENRKPSRITTTEREAAPTDSIMAMLQEVERRQMDMTAWQLHKSEDKDKFMAEWSQMQTKLNKVLIKQQAAKDDLTNKYRMVPDSFQQGTLRNSLRSLASRQKCLLGLLQKQSELKLKVHTQKVPTSASKKMNALATGSLNNHSIQPDHRRIAKDLKMCISKIDQVVSSSSESTLTELKNPQKGGDGLHCQSTKSLPGAGLSAVPVYTLSLPTALPQGQSGIVLVNHGGKSFAFVGLSKCRVPVAPKKQPVSSLRSSTSPRSSAVQPLPVPSPASQTSLTDLEPPAVSLALAQMCNVSTSHHETVVPDAGGSSGGPDERSVTSKTKRNGLKSSTGPEDAGDVKGRSLSPVYPHHNAEDMNSDIQQDRPPEAQGSGASLSDGSKLEESNRLATLVRQGVLLPAKNALEFELKGSCHQASLLHDGSIRDINGKDFVTPERWVESILGNKIPVSSTYAWKKITFRSKSLSAYLLNADDTGRAEAGTLAPQPKEIKKNTSGSFLEIKSIHLICNDEFAPTHIIDHYWEFITKSEDWGFEAASL; from the exons ATGGACTTGGAGGTGAAGCCTCATAGTCCTCCACACAAGAGcctggctgaggctgaggcaggggcaggggcaggccTAGGCACTGATAATGAGTTCACTAATATAAGTGTGACGTTCCCTTCTAGCCCCATCAGAAAGGGACAAAAAGAGGATGGCAAGGAGGTGACCTCCGAGATTTCCACTGAAAATGAGGAAGTCAGCAACTTCACTGCCACAGACTGCACTATACTTGAACACTGTAACAGCGTTTCACAGCTGACAGAGCGTGCTGACATTACAAACAATTTGGAAAGCATTTCCAACGATTTTGGTTTAAACGGTGCTGTTACAGATCCATGTTTTTTGGACAACACACAGGAGTGCAGTGTATCCTTACTCGCAtgccacacagacagagcacagcAAAGTGCTCTCTGCGTGAGAGAAGAATCGAGGCTTATGGAGTCATCCGTGGCCATGGGTGAGGCGTCTGATTCACACGACAgccactctccatctcttctgaCAGGAGGGAGCAGAGCACCAGAGAGAAACGCAGAAGTGCGTGCTGCAGGGGCGTGGCGTCGCGAAGAACAGTCAACACACTGGAATGCTAGCTCTGAGGCACACAGCGAACCATCAGATATTACACCTAGCCTTCAGATATCACACACTGGCCTGCCACACCTGGATGAAACCCACAATGGGGAAACTAGGCAAAACTCCCTCAACGTGTCAAAGGCCGGTTGGTCTGGTGGGTCTGAAACACAAAGAGACGTACCCAGTGTTTTGAATAGCCCGAGCGAtgtttgcatttcttcttcagGGCCAATGAAGTGTGACATGCAAATGAGCCAGTTGGGTGGGTCCAGGGCAAAACGAGTTTTTGGAGGGACagaaaagagtgatagagatcTAAGCCTCTGCTCCCATCCTAACAGCAGGGAAGCCCCAGGTGCACAAACGAACAGCAGTCTCTCGATGGACTCATCATACAAGGCAACCATGCTTAGTGGCTTTGAACTCATTGTGAACTCCAACGAGGGACTAGCCACTGAACACACGCCTGTCAGGAGTTTGTGTGAGGTTGTGCAGGTTGAAAGACCAAGTGGTCACCTACCCTCAGATACCTGCATGACTGAAACTCCAGGGGATTCAGCTTTCACTGAGACAAACTGTGTCACAATCACCGATCGAGTCCAAACAGAAGCCAAAGTACAAGAACTCGACAGTTCCAGTGACTCTGACTGCACCATGATATCTGAGCCTGAGTGCACGCAGGCGGACGACTCGAAGCGTGACATAACTGAGAATGAGACGCCAAACCTCGACCTCTGCCCAGGGGTGTGTAGTCCCAGTGAGATGAGAAATGGGAATTATAATGTGCCTCCTAATGGCAGTGAATCACAGACCTTTAATGGAAACGTCACCGGGAGCAGCCTCGCCGCTAACGCCTCGGCCAGCCGTCAGGGTTTGCACAAGCAGAAGGCCAAGATACCGAAACAAAAGAGGAGACAGAGCTGCTCAGCCAAATCACAGGGCTGTTGGAAACTATGGCAGCCGAGCAAAACATTTGGATGCCCGACTGACTCAGCAGTTGGTAAAG TCACCATggagagggcaaaggtcaagcCGAGAAATATTCATAAGAGAAATGGCCTGGGGGAGACTCAGCTACACCGCGCATCTAAGAAAGGGGACCTGGCCTCGGTCAAAGCTCTAATTGAGTCTGGGATAGATGTCAACCTCGCAGACCATGCAG GGTGGACGGCACTGCACGAGGCCTGCGCTGGTGGGTTCACTGCTGTGGTGGAGAAGCTACTGTGTGCCGGGGCTGATGTCACCAGCCGAGGGCCCGAGGGACTGACTCCTTTGCATGATGCCGTGGAGTCCGGCTGGTACGAG GTAGTAAAGCTTCTTCTCCAGAATGGAGCAAACCCTAAAGATAAAAATGCTCTGGGGAAAACTGCATTGGACTTGGCCTGTCATGCAGACATCAAAGAGCTGCTCTCAACATTCAAGGGACCTCTAGTGACAGCGGTGCGTCCACGTCAGCCTACTCAAG AGGTCACGGACCAGATGAAGCCAAGCCATTCTCCCAGAATCCTTGAGGGTAAACCAGAGGAAGACCCAGAGAACCGCAAGCCCAGCAGGATTACCACCACGGAGAGAGaa GCCGCTCCCACGGACTCCATCATGGCGATGCTGCAGGAGGTTGAAAGGAGGCAGATGGACATGACAGCCTGGCAATTACATAAATCAGAAGATAAAG ACAAATTCATGGCAGAATGGTCACAGATGCAGACCAAGCTGAACAAAGTGCTTATTAAACAACAGGCCGCTAAAGATGATCTCACAAATAAGTACAG GATGGTTCCCGACTCATTTCAACAGGGCACTCTGAGAAACAGCCTCAGGTCTCTGGCCTCCCGACAAAAATGCCTTTTGGGCCTTCTGCAGAAGCAGAGTGAGTTGAAACTCAAGGTCCACACTCAGAAAGTTCCCACCTCTGCCTCCAAAAAGATGAATGCTTTAGCAACAGGCAGCCTGAACAACCACTCCATCCAGCCTGATCACAGGCGGATAGCAAAGGATCTAAAAATGTGTATTTCTAAAATAGATCAAGTTGTTTCCAGTTCCTCTGAATCAACTCTCACAGAATTAAAGAATCCACAGAAAGGAGGGGATGGCCTTCATTGCCAAAGCACTAAATCCTTGCCTGGGGCCGGTCTGTCAGCAGTGCCCGTCTACACCTTATCTCTACCCACTGCACTTCCACAGGGCCAGTCGGGCATTGTTTTGGTCAACCATGGAGGGAAGAGCTTTGCCTTTGTTGGCCTCTCCAAATGTAGAGTACCTGTAGCGCCTAAAAAACAGCCCGTTTCCAGCCTTAGATCTTCAACATCTCCCCGCAGTTCCGCAGTTCAACCTCTCCCCGTTCCATCTCCCGCTTCTCAAACAAGCCTGACTGACTTGGAACCCCCTGCAGTCTCACTGGCCCTGGCACAGATGTGCAATGTGAGCACCTCGCACCACGAGACCGTAGTGCCCGACGCTGGAGGCAGTAGCGGTGGTCCTGACGAAAGATCGGTAACATCAAAGACCAAGAGGAACGGTTTGAAATCCAGCACTGGCCCTGAAGATGCTGGAGATGTCAAGGGCAGGTCCTTGAGCCCAGTTTACCCCCACCACAACGCTGAAGACATGAACAGTGACATTCAGCAAGACAGACCACCAGAGGCACAGGGCAGTGGTGCATCACTAAGTGACGGGAGCAAGCTAGAGGAGAGCAACCGGCTAGCTACCCTCGTAAGACAAGGAGTCCTTCTGCCGGCAAAGAATGCACTAGAGTTTGAACTGAAG GGCTCCTGCCACCAAGCATCTCTTCTACACGACGGCTCCATCAGAGACATAAACGGCAAAGACTTTGTCACCCCCGAGCGGTGGGTTGAGTCCATTCTGGGGAACAAGATTCCTGTGTCCTCAACATATGCATGGAAAAAG ATAACCTTCAGGTCCAAGTCTCTCAGTGCTTACCTTCTGAATGCTGACGACACAGGAAGAGCCGAAGCCGGAACTCTTGCCCCACAGCCAAAAG AGATTAAGAAAAATACAAGCGGCAGTTTCCTGGAAATCAAGTCCATCCACCTGATATGCAATGATGAGTTTGCACCTACACACATCATTGACCATTATTGGGAGTTTATAACAAAGAGTGAGGATTGGGGCTTTGAAGCAGCATCCCTGTAG